The nucleotide sequence TCTACATGTGTTCGCGCTAGCTTATTTACTGCAATTCGCTCTAACTTCGTTCGAATATCTGTGTCCTGATTAATAATTTGATTCGTATAAAAACAAATTCGGTTCATCATTTCTGTTACAGATGTCGTAAATAAGGAAGCTTTATTATTAAAATAATAATATACCGATGCTTTAGTGACACCCGATTTTTCTGCAATCATATTAATTGACACCGGTTCATAACCAAGTTCCATAAAAAGAACAGATGCCGTATTTAGGATCGTTGCCCGCATGGAGAGATCCCCTTCCCCAGCTTTGGGTCTACCTGGGGGACGCTTCATGTTCGTCCCTGACGACTTCATCCATACTTCCCTCCTTTTTATAGATTCTAGTTGCATAATTAACCTTCCGGTATATATAATTATATTAGGTTAAATAAATTATAGCTCATATTTGCACATTTTTCATCGAAAATTGTTCTAGGAGGAACGGTTGATGCAACAAAAGGATAGCTTTTTAGGAAAATGGGTGGCCGGAAGCCGCAGTAAATGGATTACACTGATCGTCTGGATATTGGCAGCAGGCTTATTCAGTGCTTTACTGCCGTCAGTCAATAAGGAGGAAATCAATAACTCTCCGAACTTAAGTCATTCCAAACCTTCTGTTGTTGCGTCATCAATCGCTGAAAGGGAATTTCCGAGTGGAGCTGACATTCCCGCATTATTCGTTTGGCACAGAGGTGAGGGTTTAACCGAGACAGATATTCAAGGCATTCAGCAGTGGACCGCGACTCTCACGGAAAAGCTTGTAAGCTATCAAACATCAGTGCCTCCGCTTTTTCAACTTCCGCTCCCTGCGCTCCAAGCTGAACTTTCAGAGGATGGCAGTACGATCGTTGTTCCCGTTTTCTTCGATAGTAATCTTGAAACTGACCAGCTAAAAGAAGGTGTAGAAGCGATTAAAGAGATGACGAAGGATCAATTCGGTACAGATCCCTACACTGTCTCTATTGAAGCAAAAGATGAATTGAGCATCCGTGTAACCGGTCCTGTCGGTGTCTCCATCGATGCAACAGGTTTATTCAAAAATGCAGATGTCTCATTATTACTTGCGACGGTTTCACTCGTATTGATTCTGTTATTGCTCATCTATCGTTCACCGATCTTGGCATTCATCCCGCTTATCGCAGTCGGATTCGCTTACGGTGTTATCGGACCGATTCTAGGCTGGATGGCGCATGAAGGCTGGATCGTCGTTGATTCCCAAGCGATCTCTATAATGACAGTGCTGTTATTCGGAGCCGGTACGGACTATTGTCTCTTCCTGATCGCACGCTTCCGTCAGCTTCTCAAAGTTGAAGCCAACAAAGGAAAAGCACTCTATTCTGCAATCACAGGAGCTTCTGGTGCAATTGCAATGAGTGCATTAACCGTCGTACTCGCATTATTGGCACTGTTATTTGCGAAATATGGCGTATATCACCGCTTTGCAGCACCTTTTAGCATTGCCATTCTTATCATGGGAATTGCAAGTCTTACACTCGTCCCTGCATTGCTTGCGATATTCGGTCGCGCATCATTTTTCCCATTCATTCCTCGTACGGAAGAGATGCGTGCACAACGTGCGAAGCGTAAAGGTAAAACCAACCCATTGAAGCCAGAAAAAGCACCACGCAATTGGTTCGGTCGTTCTGTCGTTAGCAAGCCATGGACAATCCTTCTCGTATGTACGATTGTATTAGGTGGTTTCGCAGCTTTTACATCGCAAATCAAGTTTACGTATGATATTCTATCCTCTTTCCCTCAGGAAATGGAATCCAGAGAAGGCTTTACGTTGATCGAACAGCAATTCACACCAGGTGAACTTGCTCCGGTCAAAGTGATGATCGATACAGAAGGAAAACATATTGCACTCGACCAAGCTCTATCTGCACTATCATTCGTCGCGAATGTATCCGAACCAAAGAATGGGACTGTTAATGCCAACATCGTCGCTTATGACGTTGAATTCAACATAAATCCTTATTCCTTAGAAGCAATGAACCATATTCCGGATCTTACAGTTGCCACTGAGCAAGCACTTTCCAGTGCAGGAGTGTCTCCAACTGCTGATCATGTATGGATAGGCGGTCAGACTGCAACACAATACGATACAAAAGAAACCAGTGATCAAGATACGTTGCTCATTATCCCCATTATCATTGGGTTAATCTCACTGCTTTTGCTCGCATACCTTCGTTCTATTGTCGCAACGGTCTATCTTGTCTTAACGGTTATTCTTTCCTATTTCTCTGCGCTCGGATTAGGTTGGATCATCCTCCATTATGGGTTGGGAGCAGATGCGATTCAAGGAACGATTCCACTGTATGCGTTCGTGTTCCTTGTCGCTTTAGGTGAAGACTATAACATCTTTATGATTTCGAGTATTTGGCAAAAGAGAAAGCAAATGCCCCTTAAGCAAGCGATAAAGGAAGGGGTAGGAGAGACAGGTTCCGTGATCACTTCAGCGGGTCTCATCCTCGCTGGAACGTTCGCTGTACTTGCAACACTTCCGATCCAAGTGCTCGTACAGTTTGGAACGATTACCGCTATCGGCGTATTGCTTGATACGTTCGTCGTAAGACCGTTCCTTGTTCCTTCTATTACGTTATTGCTTGGCAAGTGGGCTTTCTGGCCAAGCAAGCATGAGGAAGTTAAAAATTCAACAGCTGTAAAATAAACACTAATCAGAAGCAAAAACGCCTTTAGCGTCTATTAAATGCTAAAGGCGTTTTTGTTGAAACATTCATAAAGGCATAACATTCTTTATACTGAGTAAAGAATTCTGCAAAAATGCAGCATTATTTAGGGAAATCTGATCATTCGCAGAATTATTCTAAAATAAGCGTCACTTCTTCAGTAACACAATCTACACATACCCAAGCAAAAACGCCTTCTTCGCCTTTGGACGCTGAAGATGCTTTGCGGAGACATTCAGAATAGGATAGAGAAAAATAGCCAGGGACGATGATTCTCATCCAATAATTCCCTATGCAAGAAAAACGCCTTCGGCGTCGTTTTGCACATTTTTGGAGCTTAGCGGACATCAGAGACCTTATTTACTTCATTTTGCACTTTTTTGGTGCTTTGCGGACATCAGAGACCTTATTTGCAACAAATGATGTGATTTCGGTGCTCAAACACACATATAAGGGCTGTGGTGTCCGCTCATTACTCGCAACCCCACTAAATTCAAAAATAGCGTCTCTCATGTCCGATAACATCGGATCATCAGATGATACGACACAAGCAAAAACGCCTTCGGTTTCCTTGGACGCTGAAGAAGCTTTGCGGAGACATTCAGATAAGTAATGAGAATTATATACTTTCTTATCTGTTAAAAAAGACGATTCTCTAGCTCACCTAGGGAATCGTCTTTTTTATGGCTTCCGTACAATATAGAATAATCGCTCAGACTGTTCGGTTGGAGCATCCAAAGTAAAATCCGCACAGCGTTGTAAAATCTCAAAGCCTACAGCTTCAAGCTGCTCTACGATCCATTCTGGATCATAAGCGCGCTGAGAATGCGACTCCTCAAACCTGCGATATACACCATCGCCACCAGCAGTTGCTGCCTCATCACGTACAAAAAACGTAAGTTCGTGATCAATGATTTGCTTACCCGGATCGTAATCACACGTCCATAAGTAGGCTACATCCTTTTCGTCATAGACGAAGGGTTGATCATCAGCATAACGCTCTAGCGTCTTTGGGGCATGCATATCGAATAGAAATAATCCGCCTGAGGCAAGCGCTGCATACGTTTGGCGAAATGCTGCTGTAATATCCTTCGCTTCAGTTAAGTAGTTCAGGCAATCACAGAAGCTAATGATCGCATCCGCGGGGTTCGGCAGCTCCCAATCTCGCATATCCTGCTGTAGCCAACGAATGGTACCCGGCTCATCTCTCCCGCCTAGAGCTGGAGGTTCATCCCACTTGCTTCTTGCAATCGAGAGCATCTCTGCTGAAAGATCAATGCCGATGACAGCAAACCCTGATCGCGCAAGCGGAATTGCAATATTGCCTGTTCCACATCCGAGATCGACAACCGTTTTCGGCATCCCATACTTTTGCCAACAACGTCTAGCGAATATTAACCATTCCGCATAAGGCATCTCTTCCATTAACCGATCATATACAGATGCGAATTGTCGGTAAACACTCATAGCGTTCTCCCTGTCTAAGCTGTAATGTGGAATTAAACATCAGACTGAGGTTTATCGTCCTCAGTATCGCCAACGAATCGAGTCCAGTTGCCCTCTTGGGTCACAATCCCATCTTTCATAAGCTTGCCAAGTGCGCGCTTGAAAGCAGATTTACTTAGACCGAAGCGACGCTTGATATCCTCTGCGCTAGTCTGATCCGAGTAAGGCATC is from Candidatus Cohnella colombiensis and encodes:
- a CDS encoding TetR/AcrR family transcriptional regulator, which codes for MKSSGTNMKRPPGRPKAGEGDLSMRATILNTASVLFMELGYEPVSINMIAEKSGVTKASVYYYFNNKASLFTTSVTEMMNRICFYTNQIINQDTDIRTKLERIAVNKLARTHVDFESMMSEAIPFLELEQQDEIRKAEHRIHDVLAQAFESAMREGHIAKGNPMLLSHVFASLLMVGNRQNETVNEFASDELAQTIVALFWDGIGPK
- a CDS encoding MMPL family transporter — encoded protein: MQQKDSFLGKWVAGSRSKWITLIVWILAAGLFSALLPSVNKEEINNSPNLSHSKPSVVASSIAEREFPSGADIPALFVWHRGEGLTETDIQGIQQWTATLTEKLVSYQTSVPPLFQLPLPALQAELSEDGSTIVVPVFFDSNLETDQLKEGVEAIKEMTKDQFGTDPYTVSIEAKDELSIRVTGPVGVSIDATGLFKNADVSLLLATVSLVLILLLLIYRSPILAFIPLIAVGFAYGVIGPILGWMAHEGWIVVDSQAISIMTVLLFGAGTDYCLFLIARFRQLLKVEANKGKALYSAITGASGAIAMSALTVVLALLALLFAKYGVYHRFAAPFSIAILIMGIASLTLVPALLAIFGRASFFPFIPRTEEMRAQRAKRKGKTNPLKPEKAPRNWFGRSVVSKPWTILLVCTIVLGGFAAFTSQIKFTYDILSSFPQEMESREGFTLIEQQFTPGELAPVKVMIDTEGKHIALDQALSALSFVANVSEPKNGTVNANIVAYDVEFNINPYSLEAMNHIPDLTVATEQALSSAGVSPTADHVWIGGQTATQYDTKETSDQDTLLIIPIIIGLISLLLLAYLRSIVATVYLVLTVILSYFSALGLGWIILHYGLGADAIQGTIPLYAFVFLVALGEDYNIFMISSIWQKRKQMPLKQAIKEGVGETGSVITSAGLILAGTFAVLATLPIQVLVQFGTITAIGVLLDTFVVRPFLVPSITLLLGKWAFWPSKHEEVKNSTAVK
- a CDS encoding class I SAM-dependent methyltransferase translates to MSVYRQFASVYDRLMEEMPYAEWLIFARRCWQKYGMPKTVVDLGCGTGNIAIPLARSGFAVIGIDLSAEMLSIARSKWDEPPALGGRDEPGTIRWLQQDMRDWELPNPADAIISFCDCLNYLTEAKDITAAFRQTYAALASGGLFLFDMHAPKTLERYADDQPFVYDEKDVAYLWTCDYDPGKQIIDHELTFFVRDEAATAGGDGVYRRFEESHSQRAYDPEWIVEQLEAVGFEILQRCADFTLDAPTEQSERLFYIVRKP